DNA from Polaribacter sp. NJDZ03:
ATTCTGAATTAAAAATCCATTTTTACCATTTGTTATATAATCTTCTGAAGCTCCACCAGGATTAGATTGTATAGGGAAAGCTCCCAATATAATTGCCTCTAATAATGTATTTGGTATTCCGTCTGAAATATTGTTACCAATTGCAATTTTGGCTTTGGCAAACAACTTTAAGAACTCTCCTTGGCTCACTTCTTTTTTTCTACTGATATATTCTATATTCCAACCACTGGCATTCATTGCAACAATTCTATCAATAACATTATCATGTGCAGAATATACTAAAATTTGATAATTTATTAAATCACTTTTTATCAACTCTAATGCTTTTAAAACGACCAAAGCTCTACCTGCCCAATGATGATATCCTTTAATTATAATTAAATTTTCTTTTGATGTTTGCGCAACAGTATCTTTTATTTTTTCTAATTGATAACCGCCACCACCGGGAAAAATACCTGCAACCTCATTCTTAAAGCCTAAATCTTTTGCAATATTAATATCCCTGTGATTATCTACAAATAAATAATTTAAATTAAAAAGTACTTGTTTTATCTTTTGCTGATGTTTTTTCTCATTTTGATATAAATACAAATCACTTCCCCAAGAAAAATAAGCCCATTTAAAATTTAGTTTTTTTCGAACTTTTAACAAAGGGTATGTTTGCGATTGCATTTCTAAAGAATGTACCAAATCTGGTTTAATTTCTTTAATCAACTCCTCTAGTTTTTCTGCTGCTGTAACTTTTAGATAAGGTGCTAGTTTATTAAAAATATTCGGCATTTTTTTTTCAAGAAAAAACTCTCCCTTTAAATAAGGAATTTTTCTTTTACTCCAATTTGTGGTGTAATTTGTCCATAACAAATCTGGATGAATTTCTTGGTCTAAACAATCAAAAACATATATTTCGTGTCCAGAATCTTTTAGTTGACCAATCCAACGTGCAGCATGTATGTATTGC
Protein-coding regions in this window:
- a CDS encoding glycosyltransferase, yielding MKILFVCQQYIHAARWIGQLKDSGHEIYVFDCLDQEIHPDLLWTNYTTNWSKRKIPYLKGEFFLEKKMPNIFNKLAPYLKVTAAEKLEELIKEIKPDLVHSLEMQSQTYPLLKVRKKLNFKWAYFSWGSDLYLYQNEKKHQQKIKQVLFNLNYLFVDNHRDINIAKDLGFKNEVAGIFPGGGGYQLEKIKDTVAQTSKENLIIIKGYHHWAGRALVVLKALELIKSDLINYQILVYSAHDNVIDRIVAMNASGWNIEYISRKKEVSQGEFLKLFAKAKIAIGNNISDGIPNTLLEAIILGAFPIQSNPGGASEDYITNGKNGFLIQNPEDAVEISKLIIKALQNEALLESAFLKNQEIAKKLAYKEIKNKVLKAYDNISKTL